A section of the Arcobacter roscoffensis genome encodes:
- a CDS encoding exodeoxyribonuclease III has translation MAKTYKFISWNVNGIRAVDKKEALKWVDEANIDLLGIQETKSMKSQIPESIFDKKYKTLFASESAIKGRSGTALFTDIETTFECNCPSVDVLDEGRINEVHFTLGEKDIAFFNVYFPNGQSKEERLTYKMEFYDRFLEHCENLKKEGKSIIVCGDVNTAHTEIDIARPKANEKKSGFLPMERDWLTKFLEHGYLDTFRLVNGDIKDKYSWWSYRANARGNNVGWRIDYFYISEDLKDFVKDAYILDDVMGSDHCPIGLEIEL, from the coding sequence TTAGAGCAGTTGATAAAAAAGAGGCTTTAAAATGGGTAGATGAAGCAAATATTGATTTACTTGGTATACAAGAAACAAAATCAATGAAATCACAAATCCCTGAGTCAATCTTTGACAAAAAGTACAAAACACTATTTGCTAGTGAATCAGCTATCAAAGGAAGAAGTGGAACAGCACTATTTACAGATATAGAAACAACTTTTGAGTGCAACTGTCCTAGTGTAGATGTGCTTGATGAGGGAAGAATAAATGAAGTTCATTTTACTTTAGGTGAAAAAGATATAGCATTTTTCAATGTATATTTTCCAAATGGTCAATCAAAAGAAGAAAGACTTACATATAAAATGGAGTTTTATGATAGATTTTTAGAACACTGTGAAAATCTAAAAAAAGAAGGAAAATCTATCATAGTTTGTGGAGATGTAAATACAGCTCACACAGAAATCGACATCGCAAGACCAAAAGCAAATGAAAAAAAATCAGGTTTCTTGCCGATGGAAAGAGATTGGTTAACTAAGTTCTTAGAACATGGTTATCTTGATACATTTAGACTTGTAAATGGTGATATAAAAGATAAATATTCATGGTGGTCATACAGAGCAAATGCTAGAGGAAACAATGTTGGCTGGAGAATCGACTACTTTTATATAAGTGAAGATTTAAAAGATTTTGTAAAAGATGCTTATATCTTAGATGATGTTATGGGAAGTGATCATTGTCCTATCGGACTTGAGATTGAGTTATAA